AACATATAATGAATTTAAGCTATCATTTAAGCTTATAGATATTGTTTGTTAATATTACAAAAGAGGTTATTATAATGGCAAAAGAAAAAGAACATCTTAACTTAGCATTTATTGGACACGTTGACCACGGTAAATCCACTTTAGTAGGACACTTATTATTAAAAGCTGGAGCTATCGCTGAACAACAATTAGATGATGGAGAAAACAAATTCAGATTTGTTATGGACAAATTAGGAGAAGAAAGAGAAAGAGGAGTAACTATCGACTTAGCTCACCAAAAATTCTCCACCAAAAAATACGACTACACTGTAGTAGACTGTCCTGGACACAGAGACTTCGTTAAAAACATGATCACCGGTGCTTCCCAAGCAGACGCTGGTGTTTTAGTAGTTGCAGCAGACGACGGTGTAATGCCTCAAACTAAAGAACACGTGTTCTTATCCAAAACTTTAGGTATCAACCAATTAATCGTTGCTATCAACAAAATCGACTTAGTTGATTACTCTGAAGACAAATACAACGAATTAAAAGAAGAAGTATCAAACTTAATTAAAACCGTAGGATTCAACCCTGCAGACGTACCTTTCATTCCATTATCTGCATTTGAAGGAGACAACATTAAAGAAGCATCCCCTAACACCTCCTGGTACAAAGGTGACACTTTAATTGATGCTTTAGACAAATTATCCGCTCCTGACAAACCTACTGACTTACCTTTAAGAATTCCTATTCAAGACGTTTACTCCATTACTGGTGTAGGAACCGTACCTGTAGGAAGAGTTGAAACTGGTGTAATGAAAAAAGGTGAAAACGTTATCTTTGAACCTGCTGGAGCTTCCGGAGAAGTTAAATCTATCGAAATGCACCACGAACAATTTGAAGTAGCTGAACCTGGTGACAACATCGGATTCAACGTAAGAGGTGTAGGTAAAAACGATATCAGAAGAGGAGACGTAGCAGGACACACTGATTCCGCTCCTACTGTAGCTAAAGAATTCGACGCACAAATTGTTGTTTTACAACACCCTGGTGTAATTACCGTTGGATACACTCCTGTATTCCACTGTCACACTTCCCAAGTAGCATGTACTTTCTTAGAATTATCTAAAAAATTAAACCCTGCTACCGGTGCTGTTGATGAAGAAAACCCTGACTTCTTAAAAACTGGTAATGCAGCAATTGTTAAAATTAAACCTACCAAACCAATGTGTCTCGAAAACGCAAAAGAAATCCCACAAATGGGTAGATTTGCTATCAGAGATATGGGTCAAACTGTTGCAGCTGGTTTATGTCTTAACATTACCCCAGCAAAATAAGTTTGTAAACAATAATTAGAAAGTAATTTTTTACTTTCTTTCTTTTTGTTTTTGGAGGAGAATAAATGAATCAAGCAAGAATTAAACTTACTGGAACTGACCCAGAAAAATTAGCATACGTTTGTGATCAACTCAAAAAAATTGCTGAAAGAACTGGTGTTGACTTATCTGGTCCTATTCCATTACCTACTAAAAAATTAGTAGTACCAACAAGAAAATCTCCAGATGGAGAAGGTAAAGCTTCTTGGGAAAAATGGGAACTCAGAATTCATAAACGTTTAATCGGTATTGGAGCTGATGAACGTGCTATGAGACAAGTCATGAAAGTCAACGTTCCTGATAATGTAAGTATTGAAATTGAACTTAAAGGATAAATATTTAGAATCCTTCTAAATATTCCTTTTCATATGCCGAGATAGTCTAGTCTGGTAAGGCGCAGGACTTGAAATCCTGTGAGGTTTTCCTCGCCTGGGTTCAAATCCCAGTCTCGGCGTTTATCTTTATATCTATTTTTAAAAAAAGTTTTTTAATTTAATATCTAATTCATCAAGATTAGATACAATATCATTTTTATTTAATTCATCTATTTTTGGTCTTTGAATCATTATTACCGCAACGTTTTTCTCGTTTGCAGCTTCAATTTTTTCAATTACCCCACCAATGTCTCCGCTTTCCTTTGTAATCATTACCTTTGCATTATATTTTTCAATCAAATCAAGGTTTTCTTCTATGCTTGCTGCCCCTTTCATAGGTATGATGTGGGTTGGATCAACATTCAGTGATTTGCATTTTTCTATTGAGCTTTCCACTTTCAAAATCCTTGGATAGAACCTTTCGACAGGAACATATTTTAGGATTTCTTCCATGGTATTTGCTCCTGCAAAATGCAGCACATTTCCTTGATGGAAATTTTCACCTATCAGTTTTCCAGCTTCATCAAATGAATTTACATAATGGATGTGGGATGTGTCGATATTTTCAAGGTTTGTGGTAGGTCTTTCAAAGCGGATAAATGGTATTTCCAATTCCTTTGCAATGCTTGCACTTGTCTGTGTGATGTGTGCTGCAAATGGGTGTGTCGCATCAATTAGCACATCAAAGTTTTCATTAATTATAATCTCCTTGATTTCATCTTTTAAAAGAGGTCTTGCTATTGTATCATCGCTTCCACCTTCTTGTGCCAGTTTTGCACCGTATTCTGTGGTGGTGGTTGTCAGAATGTGTGCATCATAGTTATTTTTTATAAATTCAATTATGTTTATTGAATCTTTTGTACCGCCCAGTAGAAATATCTTCATTTTATCACTCTGTTCATTATTTTTTCTGATAGAATTATTGTGAAAGCCACAATTATAATCACCATCCAGTCAATTAAACTGATTGATGTTGTTCTGAATATTATTTGCAATTGTGGAATGTATATGATTAATACTTGAAGCACAAATGAAATGGTGATTGCTAAATACAGGTATGTGCTTGGTTTATCAGAGTTCGCTTTCCTGTTATATGCATTAAATAACTGATACATTACAAATAATGTAAATGCGACAGTCATTGCCTTGCTTTCATTGGAATTTATACTTAGTTGATAGCTGAAAACCGCTATTGTACCGATTGCCATCACAAGCCCTGAAATTAAAATCTCCAGCAATGTTTTACGGGTCAGTATGTCACCGGTTTCAGGAAGACGTTGCATCAAATCCTTTTCAGCACCTTCAATACCTAATGTCTGAGCAGGAGGTCCGTCCATCACTATATTTAACCATAACAGTTGCACAGGATTGAATGGTAATGGCAGACTTAAAAGACTTGTTCCGACTATTGTAAGTATTGCTCCGACATTTGTTGAAACCTGGAATTTCACAAAGCGTTTAATGTTGTCATAGATTTTACGGCCTTCTCTGATGGCTTTTACTATTGTTGCAAAGTCATTGTTTTGAAGAATCATGTCTGCAGATTCCTTGGCAACGTCAGTACCGTCACCCATTGCAACTCCAATTGATGCTTTTTTAAGTGCAGGTGCATCATTTACTCCATCTCCTGTCATTGCAACAACATTATTTTTCTGCTTAAGCGCTTCAACTATTCTCATTTTCTGGGATGGTTTTACTCTTGCATAAACTTGTATGTCGTCTGCAATTTCAAGATATTCCTCTTTTGTAAGTTTTTCAAGTTCGCTGCCTGTTATTACTCGCCCGTCAGTCAGTATTCCAAGTTCACTTGCAATTGCACATGCAGTCTTTTCATAGTCTCCTGTAATCATTTTCACTTTGATTCCTGCATTTATACAATCTTTTACTGCCTGTTTGGCATCTTTTTTTGGCGGATCCCTTAGTCCGAGCAGACCGGTAAATATCAAATCTGTTTCATCATGGGTGTTGTCCTGTGTTTTGTATGCAAAGCCGATTACCCTTAATGCATTATGACTCATTTCATCAATTTTTTTAAATATGTTTTCCTTGCTTGAAGCATCAATTATTTTGATACTTCCATTAAAATCTATATATTTGCATTTGGATAGAATGATTTCTGGTGCACCTTTTGTTAAAATGATATTGCTTTTATCGTTTAGGCTATGTATCGTAGTCATCATTTTACGATTGCTGTCAAGTGGAATTTCATCAATTCTTTCAAGATCAATATCTGCATCATCTGTGAACTTTAAAATTGCACCGTCAGTCTGATCGCCTATGACTTCTCCATTACTGATAACTGCGTTATTGCACAGCTTTCCAATCATCAATGTTTTCTCTTCATTGGTGTAGTATGACTCAACAACGGTCATTTTATTTTCAGTCAGTGTACCGGTCTTATCACTGCAGATTATTGTGCATGAACCTAATGTTTCAACTGATAATAATTTGCGCACAATCGCTTCGGATTTGGCCATTTCATTCATTCCAAGTGCCAATGTTAATGTTAAAACAGCAGGCAGGCCCTCAGGTATTGCAGCAACTGCAAGTGAAACTGCAGTCATGAATGTTTCAACAATAGGAATTCCTTTAATCAATTCTAAAATAAAAATAGCAATACAAACAATAATTGCAATCAATGATAATGTTTTTCCAAGCTTTCCAACTTTCGCTTTAAGCGGGGTGTCCTCATCATCTTCCTGAACGATTTTTGCAATTTCACCAATCTGGGTATTCATACCAATGGATTTGACAACTCCGATACCATTACCTGATAGGATATTGGAGTCCATATATAACTCATCTGTGACTTCCTTTTGAATGGCATCAGCTTCTCCTGTAAGGTTTGATTCATCACAGGTCAGCTCATTCACATCAATTAAAATCAAATCTGCAGGAACCTTGTTTCCTTCCTCTAAAATGACAATGTCTCCGATTGTTAAATCTTCAGAGTTAATTTCAAGGATTTCATTGTCTCTTTTTACAATTGCGGTTTTTACAACCAATTCTTTTAAGCTTTCAACTGCCTTTTGTGAGCGATATTCCTGGATGAACCCCATAATTACATTTAAAAGCACTGCCAGAATGATTACTCCTGCATCAATTACGTCCCCTATTGCATAAGCTGCAACTGCGGCGACTAATAATAGTCCGATTAGAATATCAACAAACTGACTAAGGAATAAAATATGAAGAGGAGTTGCCTTTTTTTCTTCAATCTTATTTGATCCGTACTCCTTTTGGCGTTTTAAAACTTCCTTATTTGAAAGTCCTTCTTTTGAAGTATTATATTTTGAAAATATTTCTTTCATTGATTCACCTTAAGATGTAAAAGCTTGCCTTTTTAAAATTTTTTAATTTCATTTTGACTCTGCCAGTATTTAAATCTTCATTTGTAAGAGGTTTTATAATTAACTGTGAGTTAATTTTTAAAGCCAGCTCAGCAATATACGGTTGAAGTTCACTTGGAGGCCTAATTGAGTAGATGATATCAGTATCTTCATATAATTCCATATTAGGATTGGTAATGTCATCTTTTATAACGCTTGAATCCTTTGGAAGGATATCTGTTTTAATCAAGGTGATATTGTCATGTTCGGATAATTCGTTGGCTATCTTGTCGAATTTGCCCACACCAACTTCGGCGATTTTAACCGGATTGTCCTTGACAGCACTTAAGATATATTCTGCAAAATCATTCCACATAATTATAATATTTCTCAATCCAAAGTATTAAATATCTTGTTTTTTAAATTTTAATTTGGTATGATTGTAAGGAAATTTAAGCCGAATGATTTAAAAAGAGTTTATGAAATCGAAAACATGTCATTCAACCAGTCTTATGGCATAAACATGTTTCAGCAGTTATATGAAATGGGGATTGGTTTTTTGGTGGCCGAAGAGGAAGGCTATGTGATAGGATATGTCATGTTTTGGATTAAATATGAAAATCATGGCCATATCATTTCCATAGCAGTCGACAAGAACTATCGCCGTGCCAAAGCAGGAACACAGTTATTAATAAAAGCTATTTCAATACTGTCACTGTTAAACTTGGATGTAATATACCTTGAAGTAAATGAAAAAAATACTGGTGCTGTTGAATTCTATAAAACATTCAACTTTGAAATTGACAGGAAAGTTCCCGGATATTACGAGAATGGTGATGGGGCAATAATAATGTATCTTAAATTAAATAGAGGTAAGATTCCCACTAAGTAATTGCTGGTATTGTGAGATTGCATCTGCAGGAATGTTTCCTGTAGCAAACAGTATTGCAATCAGAAGTATGTAGAATCCGAATATTGCAAGCTGAATGTGTCCGTGTTTTCTTGCAACAGGATCTTTACGGGTTGACAGATAAATTGCAATTATTAAACCTAAAATTCCTCCAAGAATTGAAAAGACATAACCAAAGAGTATTAGCCATTTGCTGGTTCTGGATTGTCTATAATTATCTGCATTGTTTGAAATCTCTTTTTTAATAACAATCGGATTAAGGTTGCTGTTTGGGTCTCCCTGGAACTGTTTTTTAAATACTAATGGAGTACCGCATTTGACACAATAATCGGCTTCAGGAGGA
This DNA window, taken from Methanobrevibacter sp., encodes the following:
- a CDS encoding calcium-translocating P-type ATPase, PMCA-type — protein: MKEIFSKYNTSKEGLSNKEVLKRQKEYGSNKIEEKKATPLHILFLSQFVDILIGLLLVAAVAAYAIGDVIDAGVIILAVLLNVIMGFIQEYRSQKAVESLKELVVKTAIVKRDNEILEINSEDLTIGDIVILEEGNKVPADLILIDVNELTCDESNLTGEADAIQKEVTDELYMDSNILSGNGIGVVKSIGMNTQIGEIAKIVQEDDEDTPLKAKVGKLGKTLSLIAIIVCIAIFILELIKGIPIVETFMTAVSLAVAAIPEGLPAVLTLTLALGMNEMAKSEAIVRKLLSVETLGSCTIICSDKTGTLTENKMTVVESYYTNEEKTLMIGKLCNNAVISNGEVIGDQTDGAILKFTDDADIDLERIDEIPLDSNRKMMTTIHSLNDKSNIILTKGAPEIILSKCKYIDFNGSIKIIDASSKENIFKKIDEMSHNALRVIGFAYKTQDNTHDETDLIFTGLLGLRDPPKKDAKQAVKDCINAGIKVKMITGDYEKTACAIASELGILTDGRVITGSELEKLTKEEYLEIADDIQVYARVKPSQKMRIVEALKQKNNVVAMTGDGVNDAPALKKASIGVAMGDGTDVAKESADMILQNNDFATIVKAIREGRKIYDNIKRFVKFQVSTNVGAILTIVGTSLLSLPLPFNPVQLLWLNIVMDGPPAQTLGIEGAEKDLMQRLPETGDILTRKTLLEILISGLVMAIGTIAVFSYQLSINSNESKAMTVAFTLFVMYQLFNAYNRKANSDKPSTYLYLAITISFVLQVLIIYIPQLQIIFRTTSISLIDWMVIIIVAFTIILSEKIMNRVIK
- the rpsJ gene encoding 30S ribosomal protein S10 yields the protein MNQARIKLTGTDPEKLAYVCDQLKKIAERTGVDLSGPIPLPTKKLVVPTRKSPDGEGKASWEKWELRIHKRLIGIGADERAMRQVMKVNVPDNVSIEIELKG
- a CDS encoding zinc ribbon domain-containing protein, with product MRRCPQCGTTTDDMYGFCIKCGYEFPKMEASADTCPLCGFQNPPEADYCVKCGTPLVFKKQFQGDPNSNLNPIVIKKEISNNADNYRQSRTSKWLILFGYVFSILGGILGLIIAIYLSTRKDPVARKHGHIQLAIFGFYILLIAILFATGNIPADAISQYQQLLSGNLTSI
- a CDS encoding GNAT family N-acetyltransferase; this encodes MIVRKFKPNDLKRVYEIENMSFNQSYGINMFQQLYEMGIGFLVAEEEGYVIGYVMFWIKYENHGHIISIAVDKNYRRAKAGTQLLIKAISILSLLNLDVIYLEVNEKNTGAVEFYKTFNFEIDRKVPGYYENGDGAIIMYLKLNRGKIPTK
- the tuf gene encoding translation elongation factor EF-1 subunit alpha, which produces MAKEKEHLNLAFIGHVDHGKSTLVGHLLLKAGAIAEQQLDDGENKFRFVMDKLGEERERGVTIDLAHQKFSTKKYDYTVVDCPGHRDFVKNMITGASQADAGVLVVAADDGVMPQTKEHVFLSKTLGINQLIVAINKIDLVDYSEDKYNELKEEVSNLIKTVGFNPADVPFIPLSAFEGDNIKEASPNTSWYKGDTLIDALDKLSAPDKPTDLPLRIPIQDVYSITGVGTVPVGRVETGVMKKGENVIFEPAGASGEVKSIEMHHEQFEVAEPGDNIGFNVRGVGKNDIRRGDVAGHTDSAPTVAKEFDAQIVVLQHPGVITVGYTPVFHCHTSQVACTFLELSKKLNPATGAVDEENPDFLKTGNAAIVKIKPTKPMCLENAKEIPQMGRFAIRDMGQTVAAGLCLNITPAK
- a CDS encoding UPF0146 family protein, with amino-acid sequence MWNDFAEYILSAVKDNPVKIAEVGVGKFDKIANELSEHDNITLIKTDILPKDSSVIKDDITNPNMELYEDTDIIYSIRPPSELQPYIAELALKINSQLIIKPLTNEDLNTGRVKMKLKNFKKASFYILR
- the cobK gene encoding precorrin-6A reductase, which produces MKIFLLGGTKDSINIIEFIKNNYDAHILTTTTTEYGAKLAQEGGSDDTIARPLLKDEIKEIIINENFDVLIDATHPFAAHITQTSASIAKELEIPFIRFERPTTNLENIDTSHIHYVNSFDEAGKLIGENFHQGNVLHFAGANTMEEILKYVPVERFYPRILKVESSIEKCKSLNVDPTHIIPMKGAASIEENLDLIEKYNAKVMITKESGDIGGVIEKIEAANEKNVAVIMIQRPKIDELNKNDIVSNLDELDIKLKNFF